In the genome of Apostichopus japonicus isolate 1M-3 chromosome 15, ASM3797524v1, whole genome shotgun sequence, one region contains:
- the LOC139980756 gene encoding DNA oxidative demethylase ALKBH2-like: MTTFKTTFKCKTDTSCLASQSLQKNESIVHQTHTVLKTNKDRAESVDKKGEKMAVLLTTSKTFIVRHVPALKRKRHRSGEDGLESKNKGKFAKMTQSTLMDRRNLKVHRFTNPLDMKRVFRAENLHCDYFNHFYSEEEANTLLLDCEDSLEYFTGDLAIVKLYGKNIPIPRKQVAHGDEGLTYTFSRVTVPAKPWLPFLETVRKRIEDQTSFKFNFVLINRYKDGKDCIGEHRDDEKDLDPQHPIASLSLGQTREFVFRHKDSRGKKKTREIETVKIALEHGSLLMMNHPTNQYWYHSLPRRATQSGVRINMTFRKILRQAEDKN, translated from the exons ATGACCACGTTCAAGACCACATTCAAGTGCAAGACAGACACATCTTGTTTGGCAAGCCAGAGTCTACAGAAAAATGAATCAA TTGTGCACCAGACTCATACCGTTTTAAAGACTAATAAGGATAGGGCTGAGAGCGTAGACAAAAAGGGTGAGAAAATGGCTGTTTTGTTAACCACATCAAAAACCTTCATTGTGCGCCATGTTCCAGCTTTAAAGCGAAAACGGCATCGATCAGGTGAAGATGGTCTTGAGTCAAAGAATAAGGGAAAATTTGCAAAGATGACCCAGTCAACGCTAATGGATAGACGTAATTTGAAAGTGCATAGATTTACAAATCCCTTGGATATGAAGAGGGTGTTCAGAGCAGAAAATTTACACTGTGATTACTTTAATCATTTCTATTCTGAAGAAGAGGCCAACACCTTGCTGCTTGACTGTGAGGAttctttggaatattttacaGGAGATTTGGCAATTGTGAAGCTCTATGGCAAAAACATACCAATTCCTAGAAAACAA GTTGCTCACGGTGATGAAGGTCTGACTTACACTTTCTCACGAGTCACTGTTCCAGCAAAACCGTGGTTGCCTTTCCTGGAAACTGTCCGGAAGAGAATCGAAGATCAAACAAGCTTTAAGTTTAACTTTGTTTTGATCAATAG GTATAAGGATGGAAAGGATTGTATTGGGGAGCACAGAGATGATGAAAAGGATTTAGATCCCCAACACCCGATAGCGTCGTTGTCCTTAGGACAAACGAGAGAGTTTGTCTTTCGTCACAAAGACAGTAGGGGGAAGAAGAAGACCAGAGAGATAGAGACAGTCAAAATTGCACTCGAACATGGAAGCCTGCTGATGATGAATCACCCAACCAATCAATATTGGTATCATTCTCTGCCACGGAGGGCGACACAATCAGGAGTCAGAATAAATATGACATTCCGTAAAATACTGAGACAGGCCGAAGACAAGAATTGA